A genomic region of Fibrobacter succinogenes contains the following coding sequences:
- a CDS encoding bifunctional 2-polyprenyl-6-hydroxyphenol methylase/3-demethylubiquinol 3-O-methyltransferase UbiG has translation MYPNKVRRDIAILVPPDVKSVLEIGAGSGRNCVLYPKDAYKVAIEPENREDMQTADKVPGGFNEYHHVFYEQYTEDRKFDLIVICDVLEHVNDPVDMINFCKKHLNPEGHILISLPNFLSIETIFQILVFRDFRYVRVDQGERCYGVLDINHKTFWTKKSFRRFAKENGLEIEQTIGIRKQLKFMPRLLAHSNFLPLQYGFLIKVKDFKPNERHWGM, from the coding sequence ATGTACCCAAATAAAGTTCGCCGTGATATTGCCATTCTCGTTCCGCCCGATGTTAAAAGTGTTCTAGAAATCGGAGCCGGATCCGGCAGAAACTGCGTTCTTTACCCGAAAGACGCCTACAAGGTCGCCATCGAGCCCGAAAACCGCGAAGATATGCAGACCGCGGACAAGGTTCCGGGCGGGTTCAACGAATACCACCACGTCTTTTACGAGCAGTACACCGAAGACCGCAAGTTCGACCTCATCGTCATTTGCGATGTTCTGGAACATGTAAACGACCCGGTAGACATGATCAACTTCTGTAAGAAGCATCTGAATCCGGAAGGCCACATCCTGATTTCACTCCCGAACTTTTTGAGCATCGAGACGATTTTCCAGATTCTCGTGTTTCGCGACTTCCGCTATGTGCGCGTGGACCAGGGCGAACGCTGCTACGGCGTTTTGGACATCAACCACAAGACGTTCTGGACCAAAAAGAGCTTCCGCCGTTTCGCGAAAGAAAACGGTCTCGAAATCGAGCAAACTATTGGCATTAGGAAGCAGCTCAAGTTCATGCCGAGGCTCCTCGCCCACAGCAACTTCTTGCCGCTGCAATACGGCTTTTTAATCAAGGTCAAGGACTTCAAGCCCAACGAACGCCACTGGGGAATGTAG
- a CDS encoding right-handed parallel beta-helix repeat-containing protein: MINNWFSVAHSRILLITSMCSLLFVACGNEKVAGGTEAESTIALFVQTADGSPASAARVRILPNDYLSSGPAENAWNETNEDGRVSFEVRNGRYTIEVRNVNNSKASGAVHSVAFDEISDSKVDTIKLGELSSIEGFMVFGESAPVVRVAGLDRYVVPDSAGHFVIDSLPQGSFDVQIGEPQEVYSVMVQTDTGDTLFVDASDTSSTIKFSKSKQSTANNNPESEWSAHDALLKQLEGYAEGTLGAAGATDSSGKIREAKGEICVVTTTEDYVMFKDSVKAAPGSLRECAEKEGSVWILFENDGTYKLRTPLRVKSNKTIDGRDRDVRIAGMGILTDESSNLIFENLTFTAPTITAQDTTSRRALSIHYMSHHIWIDHCLFEEYPLVELDIKRSSLAVTVSWSRFENAQSGILFGLEPEIYVDSLQTFTLHHNYFTNLDSRGVVARYGKMHAYDNFFDDVKYAGFECSDSALCYIESNVFNNETPVLVYRVFNDDVMPDVTTQGYVYMQDNMFGRAGENLSGDALGFKPDYKAVVEKADADLAARVKKEAGPR, encoded by the coding sequence ATGATTAATAATTGGTTCTCTGTTGCACATTCCCGAATTTTACTTATTACGAGTATGTGCTCGTTGCTTTTTGTGGCTTGCGGCAATGAAAAAGTTGCTGGTGGCACCGAAGCGGAATCTACAATTGCTTTGTTTGTCCAGACGGCAGATGGATCGCCTGCGTCGGCAGCGCGTGTTCGAATTTTGCCGAATGATTATCTTTCTAGCGGCCCTGCGGAAAATGCTTGGAATGAAACCAATGAGGATGGGCGTGTTTCGTTCGAAGTGCGCAATGGTCGCTACACCATTGAAGTGCGTAATGTGAATAATTCTAAGGCTTCGGGCGCAGTACATTCCGTTGCTTTTGATGAAATTTCTGATTCTAAAGTGGATACCATAAAACTTGGTGAACTTTCGTCCATTGAGGGTTTTATGGTGTTTGGTGAATCAGCGCCTGTTGTTCGCGTTGCTGGTCTTGATCGTTATGTAGTTCCTGATAGTGCTGGACATTTTGTAATCGATTCTTTGCCGCAGGGAAGTTTCGATGTTCAAATAGGTGAACCGCAAGAAGTTTATTCGGTTATGGTCCAAACCGATACGGGTGATACTTTGTTTGTAGATGCTTCTGATACTTCTTCGACTATCAAGTTTTCCAAGTCTAAACAGTCGACCGCAAATAATAATCCCGAAAGCGAATGGAGTGCTCATGATGCATTGCTCAAGCAGCTTGAAGGGTATGCCGAGGGAACTTTAGGTGCTGCCGGTGCTACGGATAGCTCTGGAAAAATTAGGGAAGCCAAAGGCGAAATATGTGTGGTGACAACGACGGAAGATTATGTCATGTTCAAAGATTCGGTGAAGGCTGCGCCGGGATCGCTCCGTGAATGTGCTGAAAAGGAAGGCTCCGTTTGGATTTTGTTCGAGAATGATGGTACGTATAAATTACGGACTCCGTTGCGTGTAAAATCGAACAAGACGATTGATGGTCGTGATCGCGATGTTCGCATTGCGGGCATGGGCATTTTGACGGATGAATCATCGAACCTTATCTTTGAAAACTTGACCTTTACGGCGCCTACCATTACGGCTCAAGATACGACGAGCCGCCGTGCGCTCTCGATTCATTACATGTCGCATCATATTTGGATTGACCATTGCTTGTTCGAGGAATATCCGCTAGTTGAATTGGATATCAAGCGCAGCTCGCTTGCGGTTACGGTCTCGTGGAGCCGCTTTGAAAACGCTCAGTCCGGTATTTTGTTTGGGCTTGAACCGGAGATCTATGTGGATTCGCTACAGACGTTTACGCTCCATCATAATTACTTTACGAATCTGGATTCGCGAGGCGTTGTAGCTCGTTATGGAAAAATGCATGCATACGATAATTTCTTCGATGATGTGAAATATGCGGGTTTTGAATGCTCGGATTCCGCGTTGTGCTATATAGAGAGTAACGTTTTCAATAACGAAACTCCGGTTTTGGTTTATCGAGTTTTCAACGACGATGTAATGCCTGATGTGACGACGCAGGGCTATGTCTATATGCAAGACAACATGTTTGGTCGCGCTGGTGAAAATCTTTCGGGTGATGCTCTTGGCTTTAAACCGGATTACAAGGCTGTGGTCGAAAAGGCAGATGCTGATCTTGCCGCCCGAGTGAAAAAAGAAGCCGGTCCTCGATAA
- a CDS encoding TIGR02147 family protein: MINIFEYLNYREFLKDAYEERHASDWRFSHRYIAEKAGFDSSMFNKILQGKRNLTDRMVEVFANIFCGDECEKIYFANMVSFNQAKTHSESRQFLEKLVASKECKVENLARDQFEYFDHWYHAVVRELVTFYPYVGDDAALGLMVRPPISASQVKSSIALLKRLSMIKKNEMTGFYEQTQGLISSGFESYNTAVNAYIQQNLDVAQTAMDRFDRSERNLSTLAFGCNEDTYKELVEMVRRFRREVLAKVGACQKPNRVFQLGMQLFPLSDPYPPPQRRGRKRRILGAEMQNVSPCDCDCDGREVLQEMSNTVVEEKECEHD; encoded by the coding sequence ATGATTAATATTTTTGAATATCTGAATTATCGCGAATTTTTGAAAGACGCTTACGAGGAGCGCCATGCAAGCGATTGGCGTTTTAGCCATCGTTATATTGCTGAAAAAGCGGGATTTGATTCTTCGATGTTCAATAAAATATTGCAGGGCAAGCGCAATTTGACCGATAGAATGGTCGAAGTTTTTGCGAACATCTTTTGCGGTGACGAATGCGAAAAAATATATTTTGCCAATATGGTTTCTTTCAATCAGGCAAAAACGCATTCGGAAAGCCGCCAATTCTTGGAAAAGCTTGTGGCGTCCAAGGAATGCAAAGTTGAAAATTTAGCGCGTGACCAATTTGAATATTTTGATCATTGGTACCATGCCGTGGTCCGTGAATTGGTGACTTTTTACCCGTATGTGGGCGATGATGCCGCACTTGGACTCATGGTGCGTCCGCCGATTTCAGCAAGCCAGGTAAAGTCTTCGATTGCGCTTTTGAAACGCCTTTCGATGATTAAGAAAAACGAAATGACCGGTTTTTATGAGCAAACGCAGGGGCTTATTTCGAGTGGCTTTGAATCGTACAATACTGCGGTAAATGCTTATATCCAGCAGAATTTGGATGTGGCACAGACTGCAATGGATCGCTTTGATCGCAGTGAACGTAATCTTTCGACGCTGGCGTTTGGTTGCAATGAGGATACGTATAAAGAACTTGTTGAAATGGTTCGCCGTTTCCGTCGAGAAGTTTTAGCGAAAGTGGGGGCATGCCAAAAACCAAATCGCGTGTTCCAGTTGGGAATGCAATTGTTCCCGCTTTCGGACCCTTATCCACCACCGCAGAGACGTGGGCGTAAGCGCCGCATTCTCGGTGCCGAAATGCAGAATGTTTCACCGTGCGATTGCGATTGTGATGGCAGGGAAGTTCTTCAAGAAATGTCGAATACCGTTGTCGAAGAAAAGGAGTGTGAACATGATTAA
- a CDS encoding GDSL-type esterase/lipase family protein — translation MKFLIAAAVFTGVAVSDSTSFSIYVVGDSTVQTYKDNVYPQTGWGQVLGYFFDASRVKVLNYAIGGRSSRTFIEEGRLDEVKGKLQKGDYLFVQFGHNDRDYSKAARYVEPSKFSGFIQQYVDAGKAKGANVVLVSPMNLNGSRNVFSTGSNNYDARGMMQTVAKNNKIPFVDLNMKSYNTYNNTYKGMGDYVTRYLYKKLEKGEYPNFPDGVNDGTTHFQEMGSMGHAQMICEELEENLKSNTNLSAEAKTALTTLVASIKKRYTIKVKTNLSNYNGLITQTQYFPAGSPMTLRVTPNGQTFEKWVDDDCKEISNKMIYYGFKTKARDITYTAMFKGGAACTPITHGSEDAYEEGPGSSSSSGSEVTIKDLEEDLCSLDAGTDAWPSVIETYEPEIADGFSEANHEGYTGKGFFNLDNSAYSKATYMVTSDQSAEHARVMIRYAFAGTANRDMKITIDNGVYDVAFPPTGSWDKWDTVYIDEVWVDALDFKVILQSATSDGGPNVDMIAFDMKDVYRTGCKAVRQKTGPVSIASKKHATAPRKNGFTVNALGRKVLNANDREDLKKLPKGYYFRY, via the coding sequence TTGAAATTTCTTATTGCTGCTGCGGTGTTCACGGGTGTTGCCGTGAGTGATTCCACCAGTTTTTCGATTTATGTCGTTGGCGATTCGACTGTCCAAACCTACAAGGATAACGTTTATCCGCAAACGGGCTGGGGCCAGGTGCTTGGATATTTCTTCGATGCCTCCCGTGTGAAGGTCTTGAATTATGCAATTGGTGGCCGTAGTTCCAGAACGTTTATCGAAGAAGGCCGTTTAGATGAGGTCAAAGGCAAGCTCCAGAAGGGCGATTATTTATTCGTGCAGTTTGGCCATAACGACCGCGACTATTCAAAGGCCGCCCGCTATGTGGAACCGTCAAAGTTTTCTGGATTCATCCAGCAGTATGTAGATGCCGGCAAGGCGAAAGGCGCAAATGTCGTTCTCGTTTCGCCAATGAACTTGAACGGAAGCCGCAACGTGTTCTCGACGGGTAGCAACAACTACGATGCTCGCGGCATGATGCAGACTGTAGCGAAGAATAACAAGATTCCGTTTGTCGATTTGAACATGAAGTCGTACAACACGTATAACAATACGTACAAAGGTATGGGCGATTATGTAACCCGTTACCTTTATAAGAAGTTGGAAAAGGGCGAATATCCGAATTTCCCCGATGGCGTAAACGATGGTACGACGCATTTCCAGGAAATGGGATCGATGGGCCATGCACAGATGATTTGCGAAGAACTCGAAGAAAATCTCAAGTCCAACACGAACCTTTCTGCAGAAGCTAAGACGGCTCTCACGACGCTTGTTGCAAGCATCAAGAAACGCTATACCATCAAGGTCAAGACGAACCTCTCGAATTACAACGGCCTCATCACGCAGACGCAGTATTTCCCGGCGGGTTCGCCGATGACGCTTCGCGTAACGCCGAATGGCCAGACGTTTGAAAAGTGGGTCGATGACGATTGCAAAGAAATTTCCAACAAGATGATTTATTACGGGTTCAAGACGAAAGCTCGTGATATTACCTATACGGCCATGTTCAAGGGCGGTGCTGCTTGCACGCCGATTACGCATGGTTCTGAAGATGCTTACGAAGAAGGTCCCGGTAGCTCTAGCAGTTCTGGCAGTGAAGTGACCATCAAAGATCTCGAAGAAGACCTTTGCTCGCTTGACGCGGGGACGGATGCTTGGCCTTCTGTGATTGAAACGTACGAACCCGAAATTGCTGATGGTTTCTCGGAAGCAAATCATGAAGGCTATACTGGAAAGGGATTTTTCAATCTCGACAATTCTGCGTACAGCAAGGCGACCTACATGGTGACGTCTGACCAGTCTGCAGAACACGCTCGTGTGATGATTCGCTATGCATTTGCCGGCACCGCGAATCGTGATATGAAAATCACGATTGACAACGGCGTTTACGATGTCGCATTCCCGCCGACTGGGAGTTGGGATAAATGGGATACGGTCTATATTGATGAAGTGTGGGTTGATGCGCTTGACTTCAAGGTGATTTTGCAATCGGCAACATCTGATGGTGGCCCGAATGTGGACATGATTGCCTTTGACATGAAGGATGTGTATCGTACTGGTTGCAAAGCGGTTCGTCAAAAAACAGGCCCTGTTTCAATAGCTTCGAAAAAGCATGCGACAGCGCCGCGCAAGAATGGCTTTACGGTCAATGCTCTTGGCCGAAAAGTGCTAAATGCGAACGACCGCGAAGACCTGAAAAAGTTGCCCAAGGGTTATTATTTCCGCTATTAA
- a CDS encoding GDSL-type esterase/lipase family protein yields MGMFSKVWQGVVTASMLAAPIAMAKVTIYMCGDSTMQDWAEGYYPKQGQGQDFHYWFDVNKAVVVNRGQGGMSLGGGGKDKKGGTAVGYYDMFFKKGCSNGNCIADKLQAGDYVVIQFGINDVNYSTEDFFASNMKKMVSDVRAKGAYPIIMSPIRRKYYDSPTQIHNSYRGYPALNQKLSEELNVPFIDMSEMVANYMISVGERYAEQYVFNYASKSEYSNLGSDQTDAVHLQMNGANAFGRIITEQMRAHKDPIVKKLGDYMAPMYQVSVKVSPEGAAEATSISAYYPKGMTVMLKTIPKSGKKFLGWYDGKGNKVGAPSRSNVKSPYIHTFVMGDAATQYTAVYEGGTAQKYEGDGKALTAFPTTTPKSLDDVTFEPFTPIDGPKDTTLKIDKDIKKYFDAAKPDDAGIGWTQEEWPGFTGEGYYNLDNTNSSFATYNMKFPGAGYVTLAVRYANGGSTDRMFNAYLDHDYYLNAPPTGGWDKWDTAYVVLDVPQGEAKLKFMSLTSDGAPNLDAFGFSLEGVCRVGVDCHTTKLQGVKADAGVKLRGDLLSLTERAEVSVFDMSGRIVVRKTVQAGDVDLSSIVRANGLYRVMVRQGKTNYATTWAKVK; encoded by the coding sequence ATGGGAATGTTTAGCAAAGTTTGGCAAGGAGTTGTTACGGCTTCTATGTTGGCCGCACCGATTGCAATGGCTAAGGTCACTATTTATATGTGTGGTGACTCCACCATGCAAGATTGGGCCGAAGGTTATTACCCCAAGCAGGGACAGGGCCAGGATTTTCATTACTGGTTCGATGTGAACAAGGCTGTGGTGGTGAATCGTGGCCAGGGAGGCATGTCGCTTGGTGGCGGAGGCAAGGACAAGAAAGGTGGCACTGCTGTCGGCTACTACGACATGTTCTTCAAGAAGGGCTGTTCCAACGGCAACTGCATTGCGGATAAACTTCAAGCTGGCGATTATGTTGTTATCCAGTTCGGCATTAATGACGTGAACTACAGTACAGAAGATTTTTTCGCATCCAACATGAAAAAGATGGTGAGCGATGTGAGGGCGAAAGGCGCTTACCCGATTATCATGAGCCCGATTCGTCGTAAGTATTATGATTCTCCGACGCAGATTCATAACAGCTATCGTGGCTACCCGGCGCTGAACCAAAAGCTCTCCGAAGAACTCAACGTGCCGTTTATCGACATGAGCGAAATGGTGGCGAACTATATGATTTCTGTTGGAGAACGCTATGCGGAACAGTATGTCTTCAATTATGCAAGCAAGTCTGAATACAGCAACTTGGGAAGCGACCAGACAGACGCCGTGCATTTGCAGATGAACGGTGCGAATGCTTTTGGCCGTATTATCACGGAACAGATGCGTGCTCACAAGGACCCGATTGTGAAAAAGCTTGGCGACTACATGGCGCCCATGTACCAGGTGAGTGTCAAGGTGAGCCCGGAAGGCGCTGCCGAAGCGACTTCTATCAGCGCTTATTACCCGAAGGGGATGACCGTGATGCTCAAGACTATCCCGAAGAGCGGCAAGAAGTTCCTCGGCTGGTATGATGGCAAGGGCAACAAGGTTGGTGCTCCGAGCCGTTCCAATGTGAAGTCTCCGTACATCCATACATTTGTCATGGGTGATGCCGCAACGCAGTACACTGCTGTTTATGAGGGCGGTACTGCCCAGAAGTACGAAGGCGATGGCAAGGCGCTGACCGCATTCCCGACCACGACCCCGAAGAGCCTCGACGACGTGACGTTCGAACCGTTTACGCCGATTGATGGCCCGAAGGATACGACACTCAAGATCGATAAGGATATCAAGAAATATTTTGATGCCGCCAAGCCGGATGACGCTGGAATCGGTTGGACGCAAGAAGAATGGCCCGGTTTTACTGGCGAGGGCTACTACAATCTGGATAACACAAACTCTTCATTTGCTACTTACAATATGAAGTTCCCTGGTGCAGGTTACGTGACTCTTGCGGTTCGCTACGCAAATGGTGGCTCCACAGATCGCATGTTCAACGCTTATCTCGACCATGACTATTATTTGAATGCTCCACCGACAGGTGGCTGGGACAAGTGGGATACGGCTTATGTTGTTTTGGATGTCCCGCAGGGCGAAGCAAAACTCAAGTTCATGTCGCTCACGTCTGATGGTGCTCCGAACCTTGATGCATTTGGCTTTAGCTTGGAGGGCGTTTGCCGCGTGGGTGTAGATTGCCATACAACGAAATTGCAGGGTGTCAAAGCTGATGCCGGCGTAAAACTTCGCGGTGATTTGCTTTCGCTGACGGAGCGTGCCGAAGTAAGTGTATTCGATATGAGCGGTCGCATAGTGGTGCGTAAAACGGTGCAGGCCGGCGATGTTGATTTATCCTCTATCGTGCGTGCAAACGGGCTTTATCGAGTGATGGTCCGCCAAGGTAAAACGAATTACGCCACGACATGGGCGAAGGTGAAATAG
- a CDS encoding carbohydrate-binding protein, whose product MGCNRNFRTFFASSLLAAGLAVPVFAAPRQMENLTRGLVASNVGNGMLVSWRLLGTDGPATEFNLYRDGTKIASIGKTGGTNFLDKDGKSTSKYTIAAVVDGKEQAKVAQSLVLDKTVSNSGKSFPYKTIKLEVPAAQTMPDGEKCTYTPNDMSTADLDGDGEYELILKWDPSNAHDNSQTGYTGTVFIDAYKLDGKRLWRIDLGKNIRAGAHYTQFQVFDYDGDGKAEMIVKTADGTIDGTGKVIGDKSADYRDGNGIILKGPEYLTVFRGTDGAAITTIEYTPSRNILSHSSPQAKGKWGDNYGNRCERYLAATGYLDGVHPSAIFVRGYYSSAYVAAYDFDGKDLKLRWLHKSEDPGKGLYEQGNHSLQAADLDGDGYDEVFFGAAALNHDGTLRYRTGLGHGDAHHIADMDPDRPGLESWDVHEHKDAKYTDELRANDGTIIWGTPQPNPGVDNGRGMAADVDSTHRGYEMWSAKGGGMFTVKHERIGSPAVSQNFRIYFDGDLQDELLDGAYVTKFNSKDIKAEVYFDGPAALGVTGCNGSKNTPSLVADLFGDWREELVVRSEKDPTTIYIVSTPVTSPYRLYTLMHDATYRTAVASENTAYNQPPHPGYFLPDMAKSLKQPDIYVVGEDPAPADTTPVVNNGLSLLDASTPKDGVGWTQTENEGFLKNGYFNFDNNLSSYGVWEIFSKTEAKTTLTIRYANGGNADRGMAVSVNGKSAGTVSFPATGWTTYKEAKIDVKLKAGVNTLKLTSMTSDGGPNVDMFTFGIDGVELYDGTQVIDKPVSIAPQTFMPNVYNPVTGILKTREAGLAEIYAYDMTGKLVSGISRNVTAGTSKVMFDREMLPRGAYMMVVKLNGRVILKSIHNALK is encoded by the coding sequence ATGGGATGTAATCGAAATTTTAGGACGTTTTTTGCCAGTTCTTTGCTTGCTGCAGGGCTGGCTGTTCCTGTATTTGCTGCGCCGCGTCAGATGGAAAACTTGACTCGTGGACTTGTCGCGTCAAATGTGGGCAATGGCATGCTTGTGAGCTGGCGCTTGCTCGGTACGGATGGCCCGGCTACGGAATTTAATCTTTATCGCGATGGTACGAAAATTGCCTCTATTGGAAAGACGGGTGGCACGAACTTCCTCGATAAAGATGGAAAATCAACTTCCAAGTACACGATTGCTGCTGTTGTTGATGGCAAGGAACAGGCTAAGGTCGCTCAGTCGCTCGTCTTGGACAAGACGGTTTCGAACAGCGGAAAATCGTTCCCGTATAAGACGATTAAACTAGAAGTTCCGGCTGCGCAGACAATGCCGGATGGCGAAAAGTGCACTTACACTCCGAACGATATGAGCACAGCCGACCTCGATGGTGACGGCGAATATGAATTGATTTTGAAGTGGGATCCGAGCAATGCTCACGATAACTCGCAAACGGGTTACACGGGCACTGTGTTCATTGATGCTTATAAGCTCGATGGCAAGCGCTTGTGGCGCATTGACCTCGGCAAGAATATTCGCGCCGGTGCGCACTACACGCAGTTCCAGGTATTTGACTACGATGGCGACGGCAAGGCCGAAATGATTGTGAAAACCGCCGACGGAACGATTGACGGAACAGGCAAGGTGATTGGTGACAAGTCTGCGGATTATCGCGATGGTAACGGAATTATCCTCAAGGGGCCTGAATATCTAACGGTGTTCCGTGGCACTGATGGTGCTGCTATTACGACAATCGAATATACACCCAGCCGAAATATCTTGAGCCATTCTTCTCCGCAGGCTAAAGGCAAGTGGGGGGACAACTACGGCAACCGCTGCGAACGCTACTTGGCGGCGACGGGTTATCTGGATGGCGTACATCCGAGTGCTATTTTCGTCCGTGGCTACTACAGCTCGGCTTACGTGGCTGCGTACGATTTTGACGGCAAGGATTTGAAGTTGCGCTGGCTTCACAAGTCCGAAGATCCAGGCAAGGGTCTTTACGAACAGGGTAACCACAGTCTTCAGGCGGCTGACCTCGATGGAGACGGTTATGATGAAGTGTTTTTCGGTGCTGCAGCCTTGAATCACGATGGCACCCTGCGTTACCGCACTGGCCTTGGTCATGGCGATGCCCACCATATTGCCGATATGGATCCGGACCGTCCGGGTCTTGAATCCTGGGACGTGCACGAACACAAGGATGCCAAATATACCGATGAACTCCGTGCAAACGACGGTACGATTATCTGGGGGACGCCACAGCCGAACCCTGGCGTAGATAACGGACGCGGCATGGCTGCTGACGTAGATTCTACCCATCGCGGTTACGAAATGTGGTCTGCGAAGGGCGGTGGAATGTTTACCGTAAAGCACGAAAGAATCGGTTCTCCGGCTGTTTCGCAGAACTTCCGCATTTATTTTGACGGTGACCTGCAGGATGAACTCTTGGATGGAGCCTACGTGACCAAGTTCAATTCTAAGGATATCAAGGCTGAAGTTTACTTTGATGGCCCTGCCGCGCTTGGCGTGACGGGCTGCAACGGCTCCAAGAATACCCCGAGCCTCGTGGCCGATCTCTTCGGCGACTGGCGCGAAGAACTGGTGGTGCGTAGCGAAAAGGATCCGACCACGATATACATTGTCTCTACTCCGGTGACATCTCCGTATCGCCTTTATACGCTGATGCACGATGCCACCTACCGCACGGCAGTCGCTTCCGAAAATACAGCTTACAACCAGCCACCGCATCCGGGATACTTCTTGCCCGATATGGCGAAATCTCTCAAGCAGCCGGATATTTATGTGGTGGGCGAAGACCCTGCACCTGCCGACACAACTCCGGTGGTGAACAATGGTTTGTCCTTGCTCGATGCATCTACGCCGAAGGATGGTGTTGGCTGGACGCAAACCGAGAACGAGGGATTCCTCAAGAACGGTTACTTCAATTTTGATAACAATCTTTCTAGCTATGGCGTTTGGGAAATCTTCTCGAAGACCGAAGCGAAGACAACGCTTACAATCCGTTATGCTAATGGCGGAAATGCTGATCGTGGCATGGCTGTTAGCGTGAATGGCAAGTCGGCAGGTACGGTGAGTTTCCCGGCTACAGGTTGGACAACGTATAAAGAAGCGAAAATTGATGTGAAGTTGAAGGCTGGCGTGAATACGCTCAAGCTTACATCGATGACGAGCGATGGTGGCCCGAATGTCGATATGTTCACATTTGGCATCGATGGCGTAGAACTTTACGACGGAACTCAGGTTATCGATAAGCCTGTATCGATTGCCCCGCAGACATTTATGCCGAATGTCTATAATCCGGTGACGGGAATTCTCAAGACTCGTGAAGCCGGGCTTGCAGAAATTTACGCTTACGATATGACGGGTAAGCTTGTTAGCGGAATTTCCCGCAACGTAACTGCCGGAACGTCTAAGGTCATGTTTGATCGTGAAATGCTCCCGCGTGGTGCCTACATGATGGTCGTGAAGCTGAATGGCCGTGTAATCTTGAAGTCCATACATAACGCTTTGAAGTAA
- a CDS encoding YihY/virulence factor BrkB family protein, with translation MPHWWKNFSWEWLFDNIAARSPTFVKIMVVTGKSFLYYHGMTRAASLTYTTLVAVVPLLIMLTSITLAVGFGNFISDYLPIVIDMLNLDWPTEQIMDIVENAEHIPIRKLGFIGAGGLFVTFILAFGSLETNFNVVWENKTSRTLVRQIKVYTPFLLIGAIVVGMFAGFVNHVQNVLSVIIVDGFHFSPEVIKALITAFWYSAFHIAVLLVIFIMLYLLPARPAGHKPYTRKKLFLASMLSTMISWLAINIYVKILMLIQTAMVTRMSIFYGSLAFIPLFLFLLFGVWSIILCGNSLVWTICHWPAVSTKSWRWEGQPEDL, from the coding sequence ATGCCGCATTGGTGGAAAAATTTTTCGTGGGAATGGTTGTTCGATAACATCGCAGCCCGTTCACCGACTTTTGTAAAGATTATGGTTGTCACAGGAAAGTCGTTCCTGTATTACCACGGCATGACCCGTGCCGCGTCCTTGACCTATACAACGCTTGTAGCAGTCGTCCCGCTCCTCATCATGCTCACCTCCATTACACTTGCGGTCGGGTTCGGTAATTTCATTTCGGACTACCTCCCCATCGTGATTGACATGCTCAATTTGGACTGGCCAACCGAGCAGATTATGGATATCGTTGAAAACGCGGAACACATTCCGATTCGTAAACTTGGCTTCATCGGTGCCGGCGGTCTTTTTGTAACGTTCATTCTTGCCTTTGGAAGCCTCGAAACCAATTTTAACGTGGTCTGGGAAAACAAGACTTCGAGAACTTTGGTGCGCCAAATTAAAGTCTACACACCGTTTTTGCTCATCGGCGCGATTGTCGTCGGCATGTTCGCCGGGTTCGTAAACCACGTGCAAAACGTGCTCTCGGTTATTATTGTCGACGGGTTCCATTTTTCGCCAGAAGTCATCAAAGCGCTTATTACCGCATTCTGGTATTCGGCATTCCATATCGCCGTTCTGCTTGTAATTTTCATTATGCTTTACTTGTTGCCGGCACGCCCCGCAGGCCACAAGCCTTACACCCGCAAAAAACTGTTCTTGGCATCGATGCTCTCGACCATGATTTCTTGGCTCGCCATCAACATTTACGTGAAGATTTTGATGCTCATCCAAACGGCAATGGTCACGCGTATGTCCATTTTCTACGGATCGCTAGCTTTTATTCCACTATTCCTCTTCTTGCTTTTTGGCGTTTGGTCCATCATTTTGTGCGGCAACAGTCTCGTGTGGACGATTTGCCACTGGCCAGCAGTCAGCACAAAGAGCTGGAGATGGGAAGGTCAACCGGAGGATCTATAA